Genomic segment of Pararhodobacter zhoushanensis:
CGCGCGGTCTGCCCCTCCAGCTGTGCGCCGCTGCGTCCCGCCGTCTCTTGCGCGGCTTTGAGTGACCGTGCCAAATCATCGACCTGCGCCGACAGCATGGCGATTGCGCTGCCCATGCCGCCCTCAAGCGAGCCGAGCGCGCTGAGCCGCCGCGACAAGATCACGCAATACAGACCGGCCCCAAGGGCAGCGGCGGCCAACAGCAGATCGGAGAGAAAATTCATCACAAGCCCCTCAATTGAACACGAATTCGATGACCAGCAGATCGTTGACCAGACCCGGCCCGGTGACGATCTGCACCCGGCGCAGCATCTGCGCTCGCAACCGCATCAGGGCGGCGGGTTCTTCCAGCTCGTGCGGGTCCAGCGCCCGCAGATAGATGTTGAGCACATCGACGATGCGCGGCATCAGGCGCTGCACCTCAACCGCCGCACCGGGGCCGACCTCAAGCTGGGCCGAAAACCGCAGATGCCGCGCGTCGCCCCGCGTACCCAGATTGACAGTGATCGGATCGACCGGGACGAAGGCGGTACTGCCCACGGCCCCATCGCCGCCCTCAGAGGGCGCGCTGGCGCCGTGACCCTCCGCCGCAGGGGCGCCATGGGCGGCGGCGGGGCCGTCCGTGGCGGCGCTGTCGCTGCCGCCCAGAAGCGAATCGAGCAGCCCCGAATACGTCGCATAGAAGCCACCGCCGCCCCCGGCCAGCGCCAGAACCAGCCCGATCAGAAGCGGGAGTTTTGATGCTTTTGCAGGGGTTTGGTCGGTCTCGGCATTGGTGGCCATGGCAAGGTGCCCTCCGGTTGGGTCGAATCGTGTTCGTCGCATGTTCCGGGGTCTGTTTTCGCATCATGTGGCTAACCGATTGTTAATCGAAACAGGGCAAGGATCGATTCAACCGGGCAGAACGTCCGCGAAAGGGAATGGTCTTGGAACAGCTCCTCTCCGTGTGGAACACCTTGGAAC
This window contains:
- a CDS encoding flagellar basal body-associated FliL family protein; the protein is MATNAETDQTPAKASKLPLLIGLVLALAGGGGGFYATYSGLLDSLLGGSDSAATDGPAAAHGAPAAEGHGASAPSEGGDGAVGSTAFVPVDPITVNLGTRGDARHLRFSAQLEVGPGAAVEVQRLMPRIVDVLNIYLRALDPHELEEPAALMRLRAQMLRRVQIVTGPGLVNDLLVIEFVFN